The sequence TCCAATGCCATCCTCGTCTTTTTGGCTCATAGTTTTCTAAATCTTTAAGTATATTTTCTATGTTAAGCTTTTCATTTGGCTTTAATTTCATTATTTAACACCTCCGTCAAAAGCTTTTTCAACTGAGTCCCATAGTTCATCATTTATAAGCTTTAATCCAGCTTCCTTAATACTTATATTATTTAATCTAGCAGCTTTATAAACTACATGACCTGCACCTTTGCCAATTAAACCTTTATCGATAACTTTATTAACAATCTCTTTTGCCTCTATACTTGAAAATCCCATCCTTAATAATACT is a genomic window of Abyssisolibacter fermentans containing:
- a CDS encoding ornithine aminomutase subunit alpha, with the protein product MSRVDDYEKRRQHLKDLSEAELEAKFWELAEKVVDPLINLAENSTSPSIERSVLLRMGFSSIEAKEIVNKVIDKGLIGKGAGHVVYKAARLNNISIKEAGLKLINDELWDSVEKAFDGGVK